The following proteins come from a genomic window of Nostoc sp. TCL26-01:
- the nagA gene encoding N-acetylglucosamine-6-phosphate deacetylase translates to MTNTKPVNIINARIPGYQDLQMVLVNQEGMIEQILPMDQEYNRVPPQDIQILDVGGDWVSLGGVDLQINGALGLAFPDLAAENSHMLEKICKFLWDVGVDGFLPTLVTTSVENIQRSLAVIADFIPSQITGSQVLGVHLEGPFLNYQKRGAHPAEYLLPLTIDQVKRVLGDYAHVVKIITLAPELDPTGEVIPYLRSLGIAVSLGHSQATAAQAQNAFQQGATMVTHAFNAMPPLHHREPGLLGAAITNPHVMCGFIADGQHITPIMLQILLRASQGLFLVSDALSPLGLPDGVYPWDSRQIEVKNGTARLPDGTLSGTTLPLLVGVQNLLKWDICDVETAIALATNAPRQAINLPVITANKSSDLLHWHWSKNTKQLTWQRLLTS, encoded by the coding sequence ATGACTAATACCAAACCAGTAAATATTATCAATGCACGAATTCCTGGCTACCAAGATTTGCAGATGGTTTTGGTGAATCAGGAAGGGATGATTGAGCAGATTTTGCCGATGGATCAAGAATACAACCGAGTGCCACCACAGGATATACAAATATTGGATGTCGGGGGAGACTGGGTTTCTTTGGGAGGTGTGGATTTGCAGATTAATGGCGCTTTGGGTTTAGCATTTCCCGATTTGGCGGCGGAAAATTCACATATGTTGGAGAAAATCTGCAAATTTTTATGGGATGTGGGTGTGGATGGATTTTTACCCACACTAGTTACCACATCAGTAGAAAATATCCAGCGATCGCTAGCTGTGATTGCCGATTTTATCCCTAGTCAAATCACAGGTTCGCAAGTATTAGGCGTACATCTAGAAGGCCCATTCTTAAATTACCAGAAGCGTGGCGCACATCCGGCAGAGTATTTATTACCCTTAACAATTGATCAAGTAAAGCGGGTTTTGGGTGACTATGCCCATGTCGTTAAAATCATCACCCTAGCACCAGAGTTAGATCCTACTGGAGAAGTCATTCCATATTTGCGTTCTTTGGGAATTGCCGTCAGTTTAGGTCATTCCCAAGCAACCGCAGCCCAAGCACAAAATGCTTTTCAACAAGGGGCAACAATGGTTACTCATGCCTTTAATGCCATGCCTCCCTTACACCACCGCGAACCAGGATTATTAGGTGCAGCTATTACCAATCCTCATGTTATGTGCGGTTTCATTGCTGATGGTCAGCATATCACGCCGATCATGCTGCAAATTTTACTTCGTGCTAGCCAAGGATTGTTCCTTGTCAGCGATGCCCTCTCACCACTAGGGCTACCAGATGGTGTGTATCCTTGGGATAGTCGGCAAATAGAAGTCAAAAATGGTACAGCTCGATTACCCGACGGCACTTTATCAGGGACGACTTTACCCTTACTTGTAGGAGTACAAAACTTATTAAAGTGGGATATCTGCGACGTAGAAACAGCGATCGCCCTAGCAACCAACGCACCCAGACAAGCAATTAACTTACCAGTAATTACCGCGAATAAATCATCTGATTTATTACACTGGCACTGGAGCAAGAACACCAAACAACTAACTTGGCAACGATTACTCACATCATAG
- the purE gene encoding 5-(carboxyamino)imidazole ribonucleotide mutase, protein MAPLVGIIMGSDSDLPTMKDAIAICDEFGVENEVAIVSAHRTPERMVEYAKLAHHRGIKVIIAGAGGAAHLPGMVASLTPLPVIGVPVPTRNLQGVDSLYSIVQMPAGIPVATVAIGNAKNAGLLAVQVLATQQPELLVKIQQYRQTLSNSVMAKQAKLEELGYQQYLKQEFS, encoded by the coding sequence ATGGCTCCTTTGGTTGGCATTATTATGGGCAGTGATTCAGATTTGCCGACGATGAAAGATGCGATCGCTATTTGTGATGAATTTGGTGTGGAAAATGAGGTGGCGATCGTTTCTGCCCATCGTACACCAGAACGGATGGTGGAATATGCTAAACTTGCTCACCATCGGGGTATTAAGGTAATTATTGCTGGCGCTGGTGGTGCTGCTCATCTGCCGGGAATGGTAGCATCATTGACTCCTTTGCCTGTAATTGGTGTTCCTGTCCCGACACGTAATCTACAAGGTGTGGACTCTCTATATTCAATTGTGCAAATGCCTGCGGGTATCCCTGTAGCTACAGTAGCTATTGGTAATGCCAAAAATGCTGGACTCTTAGCAGTACAAGTCCTGGCAACTCAGCAACCAGAATTGTTAGTCAAAATTCAACAATACCGACAAACCTTATCTAATTCAGTGATGGCAAAGCAAGCAAAACTGGAAGAACTCGGTTATCAACAGTATTTAAAACAAGAATTTTCTTAA
- a CDS encoding ammonium transporter, with protein sequence MNQQIRPWQRLLALAIGSMIFAVFAPVIVQAAAPPSVQSLSETTTKLQISIDTTWVLLTGFLVFFMQTGFAMLEAGLIRQRGVVNALLENFIDAAVTILAWWAVGFGIAFGTSAGGLFGMDTFFLSQLPGADGSYPLGAPGSTAAINTYTLFFFQFAFAATASTITTGSMAGRTDFIGDLIYSAIMGAISYPIIVHWAWNTNGWLAKLSYHDFAGSSVVHSVGGWTALVGAYLLGPRPGRSGWGTLPPAHNLGLATLGTMILWFGWYGFNPGSTLGTGNPGLIGLVTINTTLSAGASTLTTIIFQYIRTGKWDLVYCLNGSLAGLVAITAPCAYVAPWAAVLIGLTGGILMVLGIDLIESLHIDDPVGAFSVHGINGMMGTLSIGFLGQPQLTLNQKAGLFLGGGVHLLGVQILGVISIAVFSVAFSFLMFAGLKAIGRLRVDAEADRIGIDVYEHGTTVWPDIYPVEEFVEEEDKNRSQSPGVGAFDPE encoded by the coding sequence ATGAATCAGCAAATTCGACCTTGGCAACGCTTGCTGGCGCTGGCAATTGGTTCGATGATTTTTGCAGTTTTTGCTCCGGTGATTGTCCAAGCAGCTGCGCCTCCAAGCGTACAGTCTTTATCAGAAACTACGACAAAGCTACAAATCTCTATTGATACTACTTGGGTATTACTCACAGGCTTTCTCGTCTTCTTCATGCAAACTGGCTTTGCGATGTTAGAAGCAGGTTTGATTCGACAAAGAGGCGTGGTTAATGCTCTATTAGAAAATTTTATTGATGCGGCTGTCACTATTTTGGCTTGGTGGGCTGTGGGCTTTGGTATCGCCTTTGGAACAAGTGCTGGTGGTTTGTTTGGCATGGATACCTTCTTTTTAAGTCAGCTACCAGGCGCTGATGGTAGTTATCCCTTGGGTGCGCCTGGTTCGACAGCAGCCATCAACACATATACTTTGTTCTTTTTTCAGTTTGCCTTTGCGGCTACGGCCAGTACAATCACGACTGGTTCTATGGCTGGTAGAACAGACTTTATTGGTGACTTAATATACAGTGCAATTATGGGTGCAATCAGCTATCCCATCATTGTTCACTGGGCATGGAATACTAATGGTTGGTTAGCCAAACTGAGTTATCACGACTTTGCTGGTAGTTCTGTAGTGCATAGCGTTGGTGGCTGGACGGCTTTAGTTGGTGCATATTTATTAGGGCCTCGTCCTGGACGTTCTGGGTGGGGAACTCTACCACCAGCCCACAATTTAGGTTTGGCAACTTTAGGAACCATGATTTTGTGGTTTGGCTGGTACGGTTTTAATCCTGGTTCAACTCTTGGTACTGGCAATCCAGGCTTGATTGGCTTGGTCACAATTAATACCACACTATCCGCAGGTGCAAGCACCCTGACAACGATAATTTTCCAATATATTCGCACTGGCAAATGGGATTTAGTCTATTGTTTAAATGGTTCTTTGGCTGGATTAGTGGCAATTACAGCCCCTTGTGCTTATGTCGCTCCTTGGGCTGCTGTATTAATTGGGTTGACAGGTGGAATTTTAATGGTTTTGGGGATCGATTTAATTGAATCACTGCATATTGATGACCCAGTAGGAGCATTTTCTGTACACGGCATTAATGGCATGATGGGTACTCTGTCCATTGGCTTTTTAGGACAACCACAACTAACTCTCAATCAAAAGGCTGGGTTATTTTTAGGTGGTGGTGTTCATTTACTTGGTGTACAAATTTTAGGTGTAATTTCAATAGCAGTTTTTTCAGTTGCTTTTAGCTTTTTAATGTTTGCTGGTCTGAAAGCAATTGGACGATTGCGAGTTGATGCTGAAGCAGATCGTATTGGTATCGATGTCTATGAACATGGTACGACGGTGTGGCCTGACATTTATCCAGTTGAAGAATTTGTGGAAGAAGAAGATAAAAATCGTAGTCAGTCTCCCGGAGTAGGAGCTTTTGATCCTGAATAG
- a CDS encoding ammonium transporter: protein MYQQKSRIKNRRFSTRNYAKGRQSISQNKIVNLVKRLSPTWQACLPLACLIVLGWSYVAVAQAPAAGPTTGDLKVALDTLWVAIAAFLVFFMNAGFCMLETGFCRQKNAVNVLAKNLIVFALSTVAFWAIGFGLMFGDGNDFIGWNGFFLAGADNSPAVGDAYKGVFSALNWTGVPLAAKFLFQLVFAGTAATIVSGAVAERIKFVDFLIFSLLLVGIAYPITGHWIWGAGWLADMGFWDFAGSTVVHSVGGWAALMGAAFLGPRIGKYQDKQVVALPGHNMSIATLGCLILWLGWFGFNPGSVMAADPNAITHIALTTNMAGAVGGIAATITAWIYLGKPDLSMIINGILAGLVGITAGCAYVNVPSSIVIGLIAGILVVFSVPFFDKLGIDDPVGATSVHLVCGIWGTLAVGLFSVGPGGYSWMVDVAGKPVGPHGLFFGGGLSSLIPQVVGIVSVGGITVLLSTVFWLALKATLGIRVSREEEFEGLDIGEHGMEAYSGFLKEASPSGFGESHKPAGYSQSDDLSIT from the coding sequence ATGTACCAACAGAAATCTAGAATAAAAAATCGGCGTTTTTCTACAAGGAATTACGCTAAAGGCAGACAATCTATTTCGCAAAACAAGATAGTTAATTTAGTTAAACGCCTATCTCCCACTTGGCAAGCTTGCTTACCCTTGGCTTGTTTGATTGTCTTGGGTTGGAGTTATGTGGCAGTTGCCCAAGCCCCAGCCGCCGGACCCACAACAGGAGACTTGAAAGTAGCTTTAGATACATTGTGGGTGGCGATCGCTGCATTTTTGGTATTCTTTATGAATGCTGGTTTTTGTATGCTAGAAACCGGCTTCTGTCGCCAAAAAAATGCTGTTAACGTCCTGGCCAAAAACCTGATTGTGTTTGCGCTATCAACTGTGGCTTTTTGGGCTATTGGTTTTGGTTTGATGTTTGGCGATGGCAATGATTTCATTGGCTGGAATGGGTTTTTCCTGGCAGGGGCAGATAACAGTCCGGCTGTTGGAGATGCTTACAAAGGTGTGTTTAGTGCGCTTAACTGGACTGGTGTACCTTTAGCTGCTAAATTTTTGTTCCAGTTGGTGTTTGCTGGAACCGCAGCGACCATTGTTTCTGGTGCAGTGGCTGAAAGAATCAAGTTTGTTGACTTCTTAATTTTCAGTCTCTTACTTGTCGGTATTGCTTACCCTATCACCGGACACTGGATTTGGGGTGCTGGCTGGTTGGCTGACATGGGTTTTTGGGATTTTGCTGGTTCCACTGTTGTCCACTCTGTAGGTGGTTGGGCAGCTTTGATGGGTGCAGCTTTTCTGGGGCCCCGTATCGGCAAATACCAAGATAAACAAGTGGTGGCGCTACCCGGTCATAATATGAGCATTGCCACCTTGGGTTGTTTGATTCTCTGGTTGGGTTGGTTTGGTTTTAACCCCGGTTCTGTGATGGCTGCTGACCCTAATGCCATTACTCACATTGCTCTGACGACTAATATGGCTGGTGCAGTTGGTGGTATTGCTGCCACTATTACGGCTTGGATATATTTGGGCAAACCAGACTTGTCGATGATTATCAACGGTATTTTGGCTGGTTTGGTGGGTATTACGGCTGGTTGTGCCTATGTTAACGTTCCCAGTTCCATTGTCATTGGACTAATTGCGGGTATCTTGGTTGTCTTTTCTGTACCATTTTTTGACAAACTTGGTATTGATGACCCAGTAGGCGCTACCTCTGTTCACCTTGTTTGTGGTATTTGGGGTACATTGGCTGTCGGTCTATTCTCTGTCGGCCCTGGTGGCTATTCTTGGATGGTTGACGTAGCAGGTAAGCCAGTAGGCCCCCACGGTTTATTCTTCGGAGGTGGGTTAAGTTCACTCATCCCCCAAGTAGTTGGTATTGTCTCGGTTGGGGGAATTACTGTTCTTCTTAGCACTGTCTTTTGGTTGGCACTAAAAGCGACATTGGGTATTCGAGTTAGCCGAGAAGAAGAATTTGAAGGTTTAGATATTGGCGAACATGGCATGGAAGCCTACAGTGGATTCCTAAAAGAAGCCAGTCCCAGTGGATTTGGAGAAAGCCATAAACCTGCTGGTTACTCTCAAAGTGATGATTTATCTATTACTTGA